A genome region from Archaeoglobus fulgidus DSM 4304 includes the following:
- a CDS encoding COG2426 family protein: MPFSELRGAIPLALYFGFSPAEAYLLSVLGNILPVPFLLLFLDYLVRIATKVELLARIYRRVVERVERRKGVVERYGYLGLTIFVAIPLPVTGAWTGTLLAFLLQLNRLKAFLFISAGVCIAGVVVLLASIGIIRLL, from the coding sequence ATGCCCTTTTCCGAGCTAAGGGGGGCTATACCGCTCGCCCTCTACTTCGGCTTCAGCCCTGCTGAGGCATACCTGCTTTCAGTCTTGGGAAACATTCTGCCGGTCCCCTTTCTTCTCCTCTTCCTCGACTACCTCGTGAGAATTGCGACAAAAGTAGAGTTGCTGGCCAGAATTTACCGAAGGGTTGTGGAAAGGGTGGAGAGGAGAAAGGGAGTTGTGGAGAGATACGGCTACCTCGGCCTGACGATTTTCGTCGCCATCCCTTTGCCGGTGACGGGAGCATGGACGGGTACCTTGCTTGCTTTTCTGTTACAGCTCAACCGTCTCAAGGCTTTTCTCTTCATCTCCGCAGGCGTTTGCATTGCTGGCGTTGTGGTTCTTCTCGCCTCGATTGGAATAATCAGGCTTTTATAA
- a CDS encoding 2-dehydropantoate 2-reductase — protein sequence MRVQRVQIMGAGALGSLVGALIQLAGYDVIFVARGKQLEALKKGLRVSGLKNAELKVYCTSQPEDADITFVTVKAYDTETVAKKLAEVDAGVVCSLQNGVGNEEILAKYCRKVLGGVTTYGANLKDYGHVVYAGEGYTYVGEMDGRVSGEAEMVAEVLRDAGMRAEAVNDIEFRIWAKAVVNAAINPITAICRVKNGEVVRNPHLWEVARAVADEGRQVMARMGYEFDAASEVRKVAEMTAENRSSMLQDLERGKRTEVEFINGAIVKKGEEFGIDCAVNRTLLNLVRGVESGL from the coding sequence ATGAGAGTTCAAAGGGTTCAGATAATGGGTGCAGGAGCTCTCGGTTCCCTTGTTGGGGCGCTGATTCAGCTTGCTGGCTATGATGTCATCTTTGTGGCGAGGGGGAAGCAGCTTGAGGCTTTGAAAAAGGGCCTGAGGGTTTCAGGGCTGAAGAATGCGGAGCTTAAGGTTTACTGCACCTCTCAGCCAGAGGATGCGGACATAACCTTCGTCACTGTGAAGGCCTACGATACCGAAACAGTGGCGAAGAAGCTGGCTGAGGTTGATGCTGGGGTGGTTTGCAGCCTTCAGAATGGTGTGGGGAATGAAGAGATTCTTGCAAAATACTGCAGGAAGGTTCTGGGGGGTGTTACGACCTACGGGGCGAACCTGAAGGACTACGGGCATGTTGTCTATGCGGGAGAGGGCTACACCTACGTTGGGGAGATGGATGGCAGAGTAAGCGGGGAGGCTGAGATGGTCGCTGAGGTTCTAAGAGATGCGGGGATGAGGGCTGAAGCTGTTAATGACATCGAGTTCAGGATTTGGGCCAAAGCTGTTGTCAATGCGGCGATAAACCCCATCACGGCAATATGCAGAGTCAAGAACGGTGAGGTGGTGAGAAACCCCCATCTGTGGGAGGTGGCAAGGGCTGTTGCCGATGAGGGAAGGCAGGTTATGGCGAGAATGGGCTACGAGTTCGATGCTGCTTCAGAGGTGAGGAAGGTTGCGGAGATGACCGCAGAAAACAGGTCATCTATGCTGCAGGATTTGGAGAGAGGAAAGAGGACGGAGGTTGAGTTCATCAACGGGGCGATAGTGAAGAAGGGAGAAGAGTTCGGGATTGATTGTGCGGTTAACAGAACGCTGCTGAATCTTGTGAGGGGTGTGGAGAGTGGACTTTAA